In the SAR86 cluster bacterium genome, TTTCTTTATATTCAATAGCTTTATCTTTTGAGTAAGCAATTAAAACTTTTCCTTTGTTAAGGTCCACATCAATTTTTTTTACGTTTCTATCTTTCTCGAACGTCTTCTCTAGACCTTGGGCGCAAAAATCACACACCATGCCAATTACACTAACTACCGCAATTTGGCAGTCTTCAAGATCTTTAATAAAGTTTTGGTACCTATCAGGATCTACATCAAGATCTGTTCCATCAATCAGTTCTCCGTGAACATGACCTTTATGGTCATGATTCATATCATCCGTAGCAGACAAAAAATGAGAAATCATAAAACTATAGACAATAATCAAAAATTTATTCATATCATTTCCTAAAATCTATAGATCAAAAGTGAGTCCCATTCAGTCTTGTCATTATATCCAAACTCAATTAAAAAATTTCCTTTGAAAAATTTAAGTACGGGAAAAGTTGACCAATTCTTCAAAAGATCATTTTTTTTTGATTTCACCATAATCCAAGTATGAAAGTCTCCATAATCGCCCAAATAGGGTGCTAAACCAATTTGCAAGTATTGATCTTCAAAATCTATAATCTCATTCTCTACTTTTTTGTAACTAAAACCAACAAACCACCGTCTAGTTTCCCAATCTCCATGAAGACCGTAAAATTTATCCTCAATTCTTTTGGTGCTTACACCAGATTGAAAATATAGGTTTCTCTGAGAATATTCAGTGTTTTTTCTATTCAAAAGGTAAGTGAGTCTGAAATATGAATAGTTGGAGCTTAAAAAATCATCTTTTACAGCCTCTAAACCTAATGAGTACTTATAAGTTGGTGAATAGTGTAGATATAGAGAATCACGCATGTTATCTGAGTGACTCATTAGTGTTGAGCCTCCTGAATAAGAGATGGGTCTTGCTACTGCTACACTGCTTACAGCAAGAATTAGAAATAGTAGCCTCTTTATACCCACGGGGGGTATTTTAGCATAAACAGCAAGGTTAAAAGCATTCTAAAAAAGGAGACGATACTTCCTTTTTTATAGAAGGAACCTTATTCTCATTTGTAAGATTATCTTATATCTTTTTTCCTTAAGCGGATGGATGTTGGTGTAACTTCAACAAGCTCATCGTCCTCCACAAATTCTAAGGCTTGCTCTAAGGTGTGTTCAATATGAGGTGTAAGAATAAGGTTTTCATCCGTACCGGCAGCCCTGATGTTGGTTAGCTGTTTGGCTTTAGTAGGATTTACTGGCAAGTCATTATCTCTTGAATGAAGGCCTACTATTTGACCTATGTAAACTTCGGTTCCATGACCAAGAAACATCCTGCCTCTCTCTTGCAAATTAAATAGTGAATAAGCAAGCGTTTTGCCAGCCGCCATAGAGACCAGCACCCCATTCTGTCTTTTGGCCAATTCACCTTCCTTTGCTTTTCCATAATGATCAAAAACACTAGTCATAATTCCTGTACCACTGGTCATTGTTAAAAAACTTGATCTAAAACCTATCATTCCCCTTGATGGTGCTAAGAACTCTAACTTAATTCTTCCTTTTCCATCAGGTTCCATGTTTTGCAAATCAGCTTTCCTTTGTCCCATTTCTTCCATTACAGCGCCTTGGTGCTGATCTTCTATATCAATTACTATTTGCTCATAAGGTTCATGTATTTCACCGTTCACTTCCTTTTGAATAACTTCTGGCTTGGAAACACCTAATTCATAATCTTCGCGTCGCATATTTTCTATCAAGACTGATAGATGCAGTTCACCTCGTCCAGAAACTTTAAATTTATCTGGAGATTCGCCTTGTTCCACTCTTAAAGCGACATTATGAATTAACTCTTGTTCAAGTCGTTCTTTCAAGTTTCTTGAGGAAATATATTTCCCTTCTCTTCCTGCAAAAGGAGAATTATTTACTTGAAAGGTCATACTCACCGTAGGTTCGTCAACACTAAGAGGTGGCAAAGCCTCAATTTTTTCGGGGCTACATATAGTGTCAGAAATATTGAGTTTATCTATTCCTGTAATACAAATAATATCTCCTGCTTGCGCTTCAGGCACTTCAACTCTTTCAAGTCCGTTATAGCCCATAACTTGTAAAATTTTGCCTCTTCGCTCTGAATCATTGGAATCTATTACAGCAACCTGTTCGTTAGGTTTTATTTTCCCTCTTTTTATTCTGCCAATTCCAATCACACCGACGTAGCTGCTGTAATCAAGAGCACTAATCTGCATTTGAAAAGGGCCATCGTTGTTTACCTCTGGAGGATTGACCTTCTCTATAATAAGATCCATCAAAGGAGACATATCTTCAGACATCTTTTCTTCATCTAAGCCAGCAATCCCATTAAGGGCTGAGGCATAAATAACTGGAAAATCTAACTGATCATCATTGCCACCCAGTCTATCAAATAGATCAAATACTTGATCTAAGACCCAGTCTGGTCTGGCCCCCGGTCTGTCTAATTTATTTATAACTAAAATCGGGTTAAGCCCTTGGTCAAAAGCTTTCTGAGTCACAAATCGTGTCTGAGGCATTGGCCCATCCACTGCGTCAACAAGTAGCAAAACAGAATCAACCATTGAAAGAACTCTTTCAACCTCACCCCCAAAATCAGCATGACCCGGAGTATCTACTATATTTATTCTGTGATCCTTCCACTCAATAGCAGTATTTTTTGCAAGAATAGTAATCCCCCTCTCTTTTTCTTGATCATCGGAATCCATAATTCTTTCAGAATCCATATTTTTTCTATCAAGAGTTCCTGACTGCTGAAGTAATTTGTCAACCAGGGTAGTTTTCCCATGATCTACGTGGGCAATAATAGCTACATTTCTGAGTTTTTTAGTCGACATCGCTTTCGGAAAGCCGCGATTATAAGCTTTTATATAGAATCTTCTATTAGTTTTTTGAGATCATTGAGTGACTCAAAGGCTCAGGACAGCAAAATTTTAAAAGAGCCTCTTTTAGATCAAGATTATCAGCTTTTCTAAGCTTATCTAAAAATTCTTTTGCATGCTTATTACCCCTTTTTTCTGCAACTAAAAAATACTCTAATGCAAGCTCAGGATCGGGATCGGTATTGATACCATCTACATAAAATATTGCTATATTAAATGGAGCTTTAGAATGGCCTTGCTCATTAGCACGTTGGTACCAATACACTGCTTTTTCAACGTCTTTATTTATGCCTCTTCCAATTGAGTAATTTACGCCTGTGTTGTACTGGGAGACAGAAATTCCTTGAGTTGCAAGTGAAAGGTCATAAACAAAATCATCTTTATCACTTACTGCTATTAGCTGAAGACAAAAGAAAGCTAATAGAAAAAAAAATGTTTTTTTAGAGTGCCCTTTTTTTAACAAAAGCCTTTATTCCATAGACACGACAACTTTTCCTAGAACTTTTCTATCTTCTAAAGTTTTTATAGCTGTTGCTGATTCATCAAGTGTATAGGTCTCAGTGACAAAGGGTTTAATTTTTCCCTCCGCATGAAGGTCAAATAGTTCTTTAAAGTTTTGTTGGTTCTCAGCATATTCTACTCCCGCAAACTGACCCCAGAAAACACCAACTATTTGACACTCTTTTAACAAAGTAAGATTCAAAGGCATTTTTGGAATACCAGCTGTGAAACCTATAACAAGATATTTTCCATGTCTTGCAATCGCTCTCAATGCAGGCTCAGCATAATCCCCGCCTACAAGATCATAAATCATATCAACGCCACCACCAGTTACTTCTTTGATTTGATCAGAGAATTTCTTTTGAAGATCTCTGTCCATTTCCCTTTCATAAATGATTCCTTCATCTGCACCTTCTTTTTTGCAGAGGTCAATTTTCTCTTGAGAAGAAGCTGCGGCAATAACTTTTGCTCCCATTGCTTTTGCAATATGAATTGCAGTAATACCAAGACCGCCACCAGCTCCAAGAACTAAAACTGACTGTCCAGCTTTAAGCTCACCTCTTTGTTTGAAAGCATGGTAAGTAGTTCCATAATTAAGTGGAAACCCAGCCGCCGTATTGAAGTCCATTGTTTCTGGTAAAGGCATCAATTGTTGTTCGAGATAAACCCCTTTTTCTCGTAAACCTCCTGATCCTATGCTGCCCATTACTCTGTCTCCTTCCTTGTGCATGGTTACGCCTTCGCCAACGGAAGATACAACACCTGAAATTTCACTTCCTGGGCTAAAGGGAAAAGGGGGTTTAAACTGGTACAAACCTTGAACTATAAGCACATCAGGAAAGCTTATTCCTGTTGCCTTAATGTCAACAACCACCTGTCCAGGGCCGGCAATCGGATCATCAATCTCTTCAACTTGATGTGAGTCCACTGGTCCGAACTCTTTACATAAAAATGCTTTCATAAAATGGTCCTTATTAAATATCTAGTTGATTAAATTAACGCTAAAATAAAAAACGTCAAGAAATCTTATTTAAAAAATCTTTTAAATAATCTTCGAAGTTTTCTTGATTACTCTCTTCAATTTTTTTAGCTGCTTCAAGAGAATCCTGAGAGGTTGTCGTGAAAAAGTACTCATCATCTGTTGCAAGACTATCCATATGTTCTTTATGAAGAAGTGACATCTTCATTCCGTATTCTTGTAAGGTCATATCATTGGTTTGGATCTCTTCTAACAAGGATCCACTTAAAGATTTATCAAGACTATTTATAACTTCTTTTTGATTAGAAAGAGTATCAGTCCACTTACTATCACCTTGAGATACTTCCTTACTCATGAATTCAGCGATGTCTTGCATTCCATCGAGTATTCTCACAGCCTCTTCTCTGATGCCTATTTTACCTTTAAGTGTTGTAATAGATGCCTCAGAACTTCTTCCTTCATTTACGATTGTTTTGTGAGTCTTAAACAGTTCATTTGACTCAGATTCTGTTATATCTGGGCTATCGGAAAGTAAGCAAAACAATATTAATAGATCTAAGAAATATATTTGTTCTTCAGATATACCAACAAAGGCTTTTGGGTTGAGGTCTATGCATCTTAGTTCAAGATAATCTATTCCTTCATTATTTAAAACATTTATAGGCCTTTCTCCAGTTGGGCAAACTCTTTTTGGCCTAATCGTACTGTAATATTCATTTTCAATTTGAATAATAGAATCATTCAATTGAATTCTTTGGTTGTCCCTAAACTCGCCAAGTTTTTTATAGTCTTCGTAGGGAGTTTTCAAAGCATTTTTTAGATCTAAGGTATATTGATCTATAGAGTTGTACGAAATGTTGAGGCTATCCTGAGCATGACTTATATAGCCTAGGTCTCCCATTCTTAAAGAAGTGGCATGAGGCTTGAAAAAATCTTCAGTATTAAGATCATCCATATTATGATTTCTATTTTCTGCAAAAGACTTGTTTGCTATAGGAGAAGATCCAAATAATAGAAGATATAGCCAGCCATATCTTCGGAAGTTCCTTGCAATACCTAAATAAACCTCATTTTTGAATTTTTTTAAATCAACGGAATTGATATCAGCAAAAATTTGCAAAAATTTATCTGAAAATGAGAAGTTATAATGAATTCCCGCTATAGCCTGCATCATACTTCCATATCTATTAGACAAACCTCTTCTGTAAATGGTTTTCATCATACCTTGATTAGAAGTCCCGTAGTTTCCAATAGGTATATCGTCCTCAGAATCTATGAAACAAGGCATGCTTAGGGGCCAAAGGGATTCACCTTCTAGGTTTTGATTCACAAAAATATGTAAATCACTTAGAAATTTCAAACATTCTGAAGCACTATTGAAAGTCGGGGTAACTAATTCCAGCAAAGCTTCTGAAAAATCAGTTGTTATATAAGGGTTAGTTAAAGCTGATCCTAATCCTAATGGATGAGGGGTTTGAGAGATTTTTCCAGATGAGTCAACCCTAAGGCTCTCCCTCTCTATGCCCCTATTTATGAAATTGAGTTCTGAGGATACTTTTGATTTCTTTATCTCATCTAAAGAAAATCTGATCATTTGATCTTACCTTGGTCCAGCGTCAACTATAGATTGTGATACGTCAAACTT is a window encoding:
- a CDS encoding cation transporter, which codes for MNKFLIIVYSFMISHFLSATDDMNHDHKGHVHGELIDGTDLDVDPDRYQNFIKDLEDCQIAVVSVIGMVCDFCAQGLEKTFEKDRNVKKIDVDLNKGKVLIAYSKDKAIEYKEIEQNILANGQNATGLKIININ
- the typA gene encoding translational GTPase TypA, with the translated sequence MSTKKLRNVAIIAHVDHGKTTLVDKLLQQSGTLDRKNMDSERIMDSDDQEKERGITILAKNTAIEWKDHRINIVDTPGHADFGGEVERVLSMVDSVLLLVDAVDGPMPQTRFVTQKAFDQGLNPILVINKLDRPGARPDWVLDQVFDLFDRLGGNDDQLDFPVIYASALNGIAGLDEEKMSEDMSPLMDLIIEKVNPPEVNNDGPFQMQISALDYSSYVGVIGIGRIKRGKIKPNEQVAVIDSNDSERRGKILQVMGYNGLERVEVPEAQAGDIICITGIDKLNISDTICSPEKIEALPPLSVDEPTVSMTFQVNNSPFAGREGKYISSRNLKERLEQELIHNVALRVEQGESPDKFKVSGRGELHLSVLIENMRREDYELGVSKPEVIQKEVNGEIHEPYEQIVIDIEDQHQGAVMEEMGQRKADLQNMEPDGKGRIKLEFLAPSRGMIGFRSSFLTMTSGTGIMTSVFDHYGKAKEGELAKRQNGVLVSMAAGKTLAYSLFNLQERGRMFLGHGTEVYIGQIVGLHSRDNDLPVNPTKAKQLTNIRAAGTDENLILTPHIEHTLEQALEFVEDDELVEVTPTSIRLRKKDIR
- a CDS encoding sel1 repeat family protein — its product is MLKKGHSKKTFFFLLAFFCLQLIAVSDKDDFVYDLSLATQGISVSQYNTGVNYSIGRGINKDVEKAVYWYQRANEQGHSKAPFNIAIFYVDGINTDPDPELALEYFLVAEKRGNKHAKEFLDKLRKADNLDLKEALLKFCCPEPLSHSMISKN
- a CDS encoding NADPH:quinone oxidoreductase family protein, which translates into the protein MKAFLCKEFGPVDSHQVEEIDDPIAGPGQVVVDIKATGISFPDVLIVQGLYQFKPPFPFSPGSEISGVVSSVGEGVTMHKEGDRVMGSIGSGGLREKGVYLEQQLMPLPETMDFNTAAGFPLNYGTTYHAFKQRGELKAGQSVLVLGAGGGLGITAIHIAKAMGAKVIAAASSQEKIDLCKKEGADEGIIYEREMDRDLQKKFSDQIKEVTGGGVDMIYDLVGGDYAEPALRAIARHGKYLVIGFTAGIPKMPLNLTLLKECQIVGVFWGQFAGVEYAENQQNFKELFDLHAEGKIKPFVTETYTLDESATAIKTLEDRKVLGKVVVSME
- the gshA gene encoding glutamate--cysteine ligase — its product is MIRFSLDEIKKSKVSSELNFINRGIERESLRVDSSGKISQTPHPLGLGSALTNPYITTDFSEALLELVTPTFNSASECLKFLSDLHIFVNQNLEGESLWPLSMPCFIDSEDDIPIGNYGTSNQGMMKTIYRRGLSNRYGSMMQAIAGIHYNFSFSDKFLQIFADINSVDLKKFKNEVYLGIARNFRRYGWLYLLLFGSSPIANKSFAENRNHNMDDLNTEDFFKPHATSLRMGDLGYISHAQDSLNISYNSIDQYTLDLKNALKTPYEDYKKLGEFRDNQRIQLNDSIIQIENEYYSTIRPKRVCPTGERPINVLNNEGIDYLELRCIDLNPKAFVGISEEQIYFLDLLILFCLLSDSPDITESESNELFKTHKTIVNEGRSSEASITTLKGKIGIREEAVRILDGMQDIAEFMSKEVSQGDSKWTDTLSNQKEVINSLDKSLSGSLLEEIQTNDMTLQEYGMKMSLLHKEHMDSLATDDEYFFTTTSQDSLEAAKKIEESNQENFEDYLKDFLNKIS